The Primulina huaijiensis isolate GDHJ02 chromosome 12, ASM1229523v2, whole genome shotgun sequence genome has a window encoding:
- the LOC140990338 gene encoding uncharacterized protein, translated as MEDSFRCRVDKTFGSLGSAAPSVAVSPSLWSLTDEEIERREWNRSKDIEEEEEEEDEDVDEPGPSAFRSQFEADLREFDVRNEKDEKIDGDKPRRPIRDVESVADEHWDVQSNIGLDCTLDYEEEEDEYDKVAVGMETTGDRLYMRDIKFADYKVDELSTHTELPNSFQVAVRDPRANHMAAKIRLKEDAEAAGNFDSLQLSEKSVTTDSDVVELKNGDLDSDNLKSILKKRENLLESRSNKRVRFMFDLKSNTQNHDEQQPPGANDFASEACSKDDSAVPEQASDLLQDRPGVPDYIRNPSKYTRYSFDSSQDMDDQSNRKAYMDLFHYLKQKKSESSSLHDTSVDAPKSVIFTPKRKHYDLMVEGNETKPHFGGHLKNKGRSIASTSVNSLENEVSAMDEDETFPAVDQGCTFPKPGRQYRTRSTSVQLDNDVS; from the exons ATGGAAGACAGTTTCAGGTGTCGCGTGGACAAGACATTCGGCTCCCTGGGAAGTGCGGCGCCGTCGGTGGCTGTCAGCCCTTCTTTGTGGTCCCTTACGGACGAAGAAATCGAAAGGCGGGAGTGGAATCGAAGCAAAGACATcgaggaggaagaagaagaagaagacgaagaCGTGGATGAACCAGGACCTTCCGCTTTTCGATCTCAGTTTGAGGCGGATCTTCGCGAATTCGATGTTAGAAACGAGAAGGATGAGAAAATTGACGGTGACAAACCACGTCGTCCGATTCGCGATGTGGAATCTGTTGCTGATGAACATTGGGATGTTCAATCCAACATTGGCCTCGACTGCACCCTTGATTATGAG gaagaagaagatgaatatGACAAAGTGGCAGTTGGCATGGAAACGACTGGTGACCGCTTGTACATGAGAGACATTAAATTTGCTGATTATAAAGTTGATGAACTAAGCACGCATACCGAGCTTCCCAATTCATTCCAGGTTGCTGTCAGAGACCCTCGTGCAAATCACATGGCTGCTAAAATTAGACTAAAAGAAGATGCAGAGGCTGCTGGGAACTTTGATTCTTTGCAGCTTTCTGAAAAGTCAGTGACCACGGATTCGGATGTTGTAGAGCTTAAAAACGGAGATTTAGATAGTGATAATCTGAAATCAATACTGAAGAAGAGAGAGAATTTGTTGGAGTCCAGGTCAAATAAAAGGGTCCGCTTCATGTTTGACCTTAAAAGCAATACTCAGAACCATGACGAACAGCAGCCTCCAGGGGCCAATGATTTTGCATCAGAGGCATGTTCAAAGGATGACAGTGCAGTGCCAGAACAAGCATCTGATCTTTTACAAGACCGACCGGGTGTTCCAGACTACATTAGAAATCCTTCAAAGTACACACGCTATTCATTTGACTCATCCCAGGATATGGACGACCAATCCAATCGAAAAGCTTACATGGATCTTTTCCATTACTTGAAGCAAAAAAAAAGTGAGAGCTCATCATTGCATGATACATCTGTTGATGCTCCAAAATCAGTAATCTTCACTCCAAAAAGGAAACATTATGACTTGATGGTAGAGGGGAATGAGACTAAACCACACTTCGGAGGTCATCTAAAAAACAAGGGCCGTTCCATTGCTTCAACATCGGTGAACTCCTTAGAAAATGAAGTCTCGGCTATGGATGAAGATGAAACATTTCCAGCAGTTGATCAAGGCTGTACTTTCCCCAAACCAGGTCGTCAATATCGGACGAGGTCTACTTCTGTTCAGCTTGACAACGATGTGAGTTGA
- the LOC140990529 gene encoding uncharacterized protein: MGTTQPTTKGNKNTNCSRRGGRLFGFGACFGLSSPKKQHRKNFYHDSVLPSAAASHAHGDGVEVAKSDIPTSESIREIQIIADTAAAAEAPSPLIHLVNNKIDQELITEEKNNKKQQDQSIPTKVQETSSNPMIKLRQSVSLPALPARPQRRLNKGKTAAAATGEGGNGDEMTAATGKYDSMVGASMIALTLVVMLIWGKVCAILCSAAWVFFVHCFKQSNESFENKNVNVSSDHQILVLDSHEYKKRVVLQGFLERI, from the exons ATGGGTACTACCCAACCTACGACAAAGGgaaacaaaaacacaaactGCTCCCGCCGCGGCGGTAGATTGTTTGGTTTTGGGGCTTGTTTTGGTTTGTCTTCCCCGAAAAAGCAGCACAGGAAGAACTTCTACCATGACTCAGTACTACCATCTGCTGCAGCTTCTCATGCTCATGgcgatggcgttgaagttgccAAATCTGATATTCCAACATCGGAATCGATTAGAGAAATTCAGATAATCGCAGACACGGCCGCCGCAGCCGAAGCGCCGTCGCCACTCATCCATCTAGTCAACAACAAG ATTGATCAAGAATTAATCACGGAGGAGAAGAACAACAAGAAGCAACAAGACCAAAGTATTCCAACAAAGGTCCAAGAAACATCGAGCAACCCGATGATCAAGCTGAGACAATCGGTCTCCCTACCAGCACTTCCCGCAAGACCACAGCGACGGCTGAATAAAGGGAAAACGGCAGCAGCCGCCACCGGGGAGGGAGGAAACGGGGACGAAATGACGGCGGCCACGGGCAAATACGACTCCATGGTGGGGGCGTCGATGATTGCTTTGACACTAGTGGTGATGCTGATTTGGGGTAAGGTTTGCGCGATCCTTTGCTCGGCTGCATGGGTTTTCTTCGTTCATTGTTTCAAGCAGAGCAATGAATCTTTTGAGAACAAAAATGTTAATGTTTCTTCGGACCATCAGATTCTTGTTTTGGATTCGCATGAATACAAGAAAAGGGTTGTTTTGCAGGGATTTCTCGAGAGAATATGA